The proteins below are encoded in one region of Solenopsis invicta isolate M01_SB chromosome 8, UNIL_Sinv_3.0, whole genome shotgun sequence:
- the LOC105203519 gene encoding uncharacterized protein LOC105203519 isoform X3, which translates to MEKTIEWLTCKHCSENINSLDMVPKHKCFIGEEVFMDGNQMLFKVENADDTEYNDIANNDEISATEQNDIKKSSIYAVWNKHSTLAVLSLYEANLHMLDNPKKKTKIWASIADGLKGFGIEMSTDQIRWKINALTKKYKECIGNNRKSGRSPMSFEYFDQMQEILGKDNEANICHTRSSNLPKKNIINTSPKVPCLNSSKETELEVVSSHSSTSSSSFSTNNLRTHINSTKKKNPIEKKTRPLHGSGSNNAKIKNELGKHWLEYLQGEEKRREERDAKLSKLLEKKRKQ; encoded by the exons ATGGAAAAAACAATTg AGTGGCTTACTTGCAAACATTgttcagaaaatattaattcgTTAGACATGGTTCCAAAGCACAAGTGTTTTATTGGAGAAGAAGTATTTATGGATGGAAATCAAATGCTTTTTAAAGTAGAAAATGCTGATGATACTGAGTACAATGATATTGCAAATAATGATGAGATATCAGCAACAGAACaaaacgatataaaaaaatcaagtataT ATGCAGTTTGGAACAAACATTCAACATTGGCTGTTCTTAGCTTGTACGAAGCAAATCTCCACATGTTGGACAAtccaaagaaaaaaaccaaaatatggGCCAGCATAGCAGATGGCTTAAAAGGTTTTGGTATTGAG ATGTCGACTGATCAAATTCGTTGGAAGATAAATGcattaactaaaaaatataaagaatgcaTAGGTAATAATCGAAAATCGGGGCGCAGTCCTATGTCATTCGAATATTTTGACCAAATGCAAGAGATTCTTGGTAAAGATAATGAAGCAAATATTTGTCACACTCGCTCATCTAACcttccaaaaaaaaatataattaatacatctCCGAAAGTTCCATGTTTGAATAGTTCAAAAGAAACTGAACTTGAAGTTGTAAGCTCACATAGCAGTACCTCTTCAtctagtttttcaacaaataatttacGCACACATATAAATtcgacaaaaaagaaaaatccaattgaaaaaaaaacgcgtCCGTTACATGGAAGTGGATCCAataacgcaaaaataaaaaatgaattaggAAAGCATTGGCTGGAATATCTTCAGGGCGAAGAGAAACGTCGTGAGGAACGTGACGCTAAGTTGtctaaattattagaaaaaaaacggAAGCAATAA
- the LOC105203519 gene encoding uncharacterized protein LOC105203519 isoform X4 produces the protein MEKTIEWLTCKHCSENINSLDMVPKHKCFIGEEVFMDGNQMLFKVENADDTEYNDIANNDEISATEQNDIKKSNAVWNKHSTLAVLSLYEANLHMLDNPKKKTKIWASIADGLKGFGIEMSTDQIRWKINALTKKYKECIGNNRKSGRSPMSFEYFDQMQEILGKDNEANICHTRSSNLPKKNIINTSPKVPCLNSSKETELEVVSSHSSTSSSSFSTNNLRTHINSTKKKNPIEKKTRPLHGSGSNNAKIKNELGKHWLEYLQGEEKRREERDAKLSKLLEKKRKQ, from the exons ATGGAAAAAACAATTg AGTGGCTTACTTGCAAACATTgttcagaaaatattaattcgTTAGACATGGTTCCAAAGCACAAGTGTTTTATTGGAGAAGAAGTATTTATGGATGGAAATCAAATGCTTTTTAAAGTAGAAAATGCTGATGATACTGAGTACAATGATATTGCAAATAATGATGAGATATCAGCAACAGAACaaaacgatataaaaaaatcaa ATGCAGTTTGGAACAAACATTCAACATTGGCTGTTCTTAGCTTGTACGAAGCAAATCTCCACATGTTGGACAAtccaaagaaaaaaaccaaaatatggGCCAGCATAGCAGATGGCTTAAAAGGTTTTGGTATTGAG ATGTCGACTGATCAAATTCGTTGGAAGATAAATGcattaactaaaaaatataaagaatgcaTAGGTAATAATCGAAAATCGGGGCGCAGTCCTATGTCATTCGAATATTTTGACCAAATGCAAGAGATTCTTGGTAAAGATAATGAAGCAAATATTTGTCACACTCGCTCATCTAACcttccaaaaaaaaatataattaatacatctCCGAAAGTTCCATGTTTGAATAGTTCAAAAGAAACTGAACTTGAAGTTGTAAGCTCACATAGCAGTACCTCTTCAtctagtttttcaacaaataatttacGCACACATATAAATtcgacaaaaaagaaaaatccaattgaaaaaaaaacgcgtCCGTTACATGGAAGTGGATCCAataacgcaaaaataaaaaatgaattaggAAAGCATTGGCTGGAATATCTTCAGGGCGAAGAGAAACGTCGTGAGGAACGTGACGCTAAGTTGtctaaattattagaaaaaaaacggAAGCAATAA
- the LOC105203519 gene encoding uncharacterized protein LOC105203519 isoform X2 has product MEKTIEWLTCKHCSENINSLDMVPKHKCFIGEEVFMDGNQMLFKVENADDTEYNDIANNDEISATEQNDIKKSNAVWNKHSTLAVLSLYEANLHMLDNPKKKTKIWASIADGLKGFGIEVIHMSTDQIRWKINALTKKYKECIGNNRKSGRSPMSFEYFDQMQEILGKDNEANICHTRSSNLPKKNIINTSPKVPCLNSSKETELEVVSSHSSTSSSSFSTNNLRTHINSTKKKNPIEKKTRPLHGSGSNNAKIKNELGKHWLEYLQGEEKRREERDAKLSKLLEKKRKQ; this is encoded by the exons ATGGAAAAAACAATTg AGTGGCTTACTTGCAAACATTgttcagaaaatattaattcgTTAGACATGGTTCCAAAGCACAAGTGTTTTATTGGAGAAGAAGTATTTATGGATGGAAATCAAATGCTTTTTAAAGTAGAAAATGCTGATGATACTGAGTACAATGATATTGCAAATAATGATGAGATATCAGCAACAGAACaaaacgatataaaaaaatcaa ATGCAGTTTGGAACAAACATTCAACATTGGCTGTTCTTAGCTTGTACGAAGCAAATCTCCACATGTTGGACAAtccaaagaaaaaaaccaaaatatggGCCAGCATAGCAGATGGCTTAAAAGGTTTTGGTATTGAGGTAATACAt ATGTCGACTGATCAAATTCGTTGGAAGATAAATGcattaactaaaaaatataaagaatgcaTAGGTAATAATCGAAAATCGGGGCGCAGTCCTATGTCATTCGAATATTTTGACCAAATGCAAGAGATTCTTGGTAAAGATAATGAAGCAAATATTTGTCACACTCGCTCATCTAACcttccaaaaaaaaatataattaatacatctCCGAAAGTTCCATGTTTGAATAGTTCAAAAGAAACTGAACTTGAAGTTGTAAGCTCACATAGCAGTACCTCTTCAtctagtttttcaacaaataatttacGCACACATATAAATtcgacaaaaaagaaaaatccaattgaaaaaaaaacgcgtCCGTTACATGGAAGTGGATCCAataacgcaaaaataaaaaatgaattaggAAAGCATTGGCTGGAATATCTTCAGGGCGAAGAGAAACGTCGTGAGGAACGTGACGCTAAGTTGtctaaattattagaaaaaaaacggAAGCAATAA
- the LOC105203519 gene encoding uncharacterized protein LOC105203519 isoform X1 produces the protein MEKTIEWLTCKHCSENINSLDMVPKHKCFIGEEVFMDGNQMLFKVENADDTEYNDIANNDEISATEQNDIKKSSIYAVWNKHSTLAVLSLYEANLHMLDNPKKKTKIWASIADGLKGFGIEVIHMSTDQIRWKINALTKKYKECIGNNRKSGRSPMSFEYFDQMQEILGKDNEANICHTRSSNLPKKNIINTSPKVPCLNSSKETELEVVSSHSSTSSSSFSTNNLRTHINSTKKKNPIEKKTRPLHGSGSNNAKIKNELGKHWLEYLQGEEKRREERDAKLSKLLEKKRKQ, from the exons ATGGAAAAAACAATTg AGTGGCTTACTTGCAAACATTgttcagaaaatattaattcgTTAGACATGGTTCCAAAGCACAAGTGTTTTATTGGAGAAGAAGTATTTATGGATGGAAATCAAATGCTTTTTAAAGTAGAAAATGCTGATGATACTGAGTACAATGATATTGCAAATAATGATGAGATATCAGCAACAGAACaaaacgatataaaaaaatcaagtataT ATGCAGTTTGGAACAAACATTCAACATTGGCTGTTCTTAGCTTGTACGAAGCAAATCTCCACATGTTGGACAAtccaaagaaaaaaaccaaaatatggGCCAGCATAGCAGATGGCTTAAAAGGTTTTGGTATTGAGGTAATACAt ATGTCGACTGATCAAATTCGTTGGAAGATAAATGcattaactaaaaaatataaagaatgcaTAGGTAATAATCGAAAATCGGGGCGCAGTCCTATGTCATTCGAATATTTTGACCAAATGCAAGAGATTCTTGGTAAAGATAATGAAGCAAATATTTGTCACACTCGCTCATCTAACcttccaaaaaaaaatataattaatacatctCCGAAAGTTCCATGTTTGAATAGTTCAAAAGAAACTGAACTTGAAGTTGTAAGCTCACATAGCAGTACCTCTTCAtctagtttttcaacaaataatttacGCACACATATAAATtcgacaaaaaagaaaaatccaattgaaaaaaaaacgcgtCCGTTACATGGAAGTGGATCCAataacgcaaaaataaaaaatgaattaggAAAGCATTGGCTGGAATATCTTCAGGGCGAAGAGAAACGTCGTGAGGAACGTGACGCTAAGTTGtctaaattattagaaaaaaaacggAAGCAATAA